Within the Chloroflexota bacterium genome, the region CCAATGACGTAGTCCACGAAATCCTCGTGGCGCACCTTGCCCACGTCGCGGGCCTTCTTGCACAGGGCCAGCAACTCTTCTCGTTTCATGGTCGCCTCCTTCCGTCATGCCGACTGTCAAGCCGAACGCCGGGCTGGCGGAAGCGACAGCGATGAGGCCCGGCAGAGCGGGTTGCGTAGAACTTATGTTCTAACCGATTATAACCCACATGCGCCCACTTGTCAACTATCCCAGGTCGCCGAAGGCAAACAGAATCGCGGCCGCAGCGACGAGTCCGGCCGTCTCGGCGCGCAGAATGCGCGGGCCCAGATGCACCGGCACGACGCCGGCCTGTCGGGCCACGGCGATTTCTGACTCGTCAAACCCGCCCTCTGGCCCCACGAACAGGCTCACGGAGAACGGCCGCGGGAGCCGCTCCAGCGCCTGCCGCAGGCTGGTGGCGGCCTCCTCCTCCCACGGGATCAGCGCCAACTGGCCTGCGCGGGTCGCGCGAAGGCAGGCCTCGCGGAAGAACAGCGCCGGCGCCAGCGTGGGGAGCCTGCCGCGCCGCGACTGTTCCGCCGCCTCGCGGATGATCTTCTCCCAGCGGGCAGCCTTGTGCGCCGCGTGTTCCAGGCTGGACACCACACACCGCGCGCTGATGACGGGCACAAATTCCACAATCCCAAGTTCGGTGCCCTTCTGGAGCACGAACTCAAACCGTTGCCCCTTGAGAAACGACTGGTAGAGGGTGATCTTGGTGCGGGGTTCCGTGGCGCAGAGCGAGCGGGAGACGATCTTCGCCCGCGCTTCCTGGGGGGTGATCTCCGTCAGTTCCGCCTCGTACTCCCAGCCGGAATTGTCCAGGACCACGATGTGCGCCCCGGGAGCCATGCGGAGGACGTTGCGCAGTTGGTGCGCGACGGAGGAGGGCAGCGAGACCTCGTCCCGCTCAAAGGCCTCTTGCGGAACAAAGAAGCGATGCATTCAGCACTCCCGGCAGACTGTACGGGTTGGCTTCTATTCGCGGGCCTTCTCGGCCCAAAGGAGCACCCAATCTTTGTCCTGCCGCTTCTCCACCAAGCGAAGGGAGTGAACGGCGAAAGAGCGCTCCAGATCGTCGGCCTGGGTTTGGAGGATGCCGGCAGCGATGAATGGACCGCCCGGGCGCAGGTGCCGCGCCAAATCTTGGGCCAGCATCTCCTGGATGACGTGGGCCAGGATGTTGACCACGATGAGGTCAAACTCGCCCGACACCGCCTCCACCGATCCAAGTCTGACATCAATGCGGTTGCGCATGCCGTTCGCCAGGACGTTTTCGGTCGCGGCTTTCACGGCGATGGGGTCGTTGTCTATGGCAGTTACGCGCGCCGCGCCGAGGAGCGCCGCCGCAATGGCCAGTATGCCTGAACCCGTGCCCATGTCCAGCACGGACATGCCCGGGCGGATGGCATCCTCCAGCGCCTGTACGCACAGTTGCGTGGACGGGTGCAGCCCCGTGCCGAAGGCCATGCCCGGGTCCAGCGTGATGACGATGTCGTCGGGGAGGGGTTCGTAGGTGCGCCACGACGGGCGAATCACGATGCGGCGGCCGATGCGGAGCACGTGATAATGGTCCTGCCAGGCGTGTTCCCAGTCCTTGTCCTCCAGGCGCACGATCTGGAGGTCGGGCAGTGGGTGGATTTGGGAAAGATGCCACAGGCCCTGCTGGATCCGCAGGAGGACTTCCACCTGGTCGTCGCTGGGGGCAAGGTAGGCGCGGATGCGCGTTACGGGATTGGGGAGGGGTTCGCCGCCGTCTTCGGTGCCGACCTGCTGTTCCACGACGGCGCTGCCTCGGCAGTAGCGGCTGAACAGTTCCACGACCGCCTCGGCGGATTCCTCGTCCACCTCCTGGGTCAGTTCAAGCCAACCCACGCCGCCCTCCTAGCCCGACCCGAACGCATCCTCAAAGGCATCGCGGACCTTCTCAAAGAACCCCTTGCCGTTGCCCGTGGCCACCTGTTCGCGGCCCAGGGATTGGGCGAGTTTCTCAAACAGCGCGCGCTGCTCGGCCGTGAGTTCCTTCGGGATGAGGACGTGGATGGTAACCAGTTGGTCGCCCCGCCCGTTGCGCCGCAAGTAGGGGACCCCCTTGCCGCGCAGGCGGTACACCTTGCCGTTCTGGGTGCCTGGCGCGATGGTCAGTGTCTCGTTGCCGTCCAGCGTCGGTACTCGGACCGTATCGCCAAGCGCCGCCTGGGCCACGTTGATGTAGAGATCCAACAGGATGTCGTTCTCGCGCCGCTTGAAG harbors:
- a CDS encoding 16S rRNA (uracil(1498)-N(3))-methyltransferase; the encoded protein is MHRFFVPQEAFERDEVSLPSSVAHQLRNVLRMAPGAHIVVLDNSGWEYEAELTEITPQEARAKIVSRSLCATEPRTKITLYQSFLKGQRFEFVLQKGTELGIVEFVPVISARCVVSSLEHAAHKAARWEKIIREAAEQSRRGRLPTLAPALFFREACLRATRAGQLALIPWEEEAATSLRQALERLPRPFSVSLFVGPEGGFDESEIAVARQAGVVPVHLGPRILRAETAGLVAAAAILFAFGDLG
- the prmA gene encoding 50S ribosomal protein L11 methyltransferase; translation: MGWLELTQEVDEESAEAVVELFSRYCRGSAVVEQQVGTEDGGEPLPNPVTRIRAYLAPSDDQVEVLLRIQQGLWHLSQIHPLPDLQIVRLEDKDWEHAWQDHYHVLRIGRRIVIRPSWRTYEPLPDDIVITLDPGMAFGTGLHPSTQLCVQALEDAIRPGMSVLDMGTGSGILAIAAALLGAARVTAIDNDPIAVKAATENVLANGMRNRIDVRLGSVEAVSGEFDLIVVNILAHVIQEMLAQDLARHLRPGGPFIAAGILQTQADDLERSFAVHSLRLVEKRQDKDWVLLWAEKARE